A DNA window from Streptomyces sp. B21-083 contains the following coding sequences:
- a CDS encoding MFS transporter, with product MLVITLVDRIGSGLWASVSVLYFTYVSGLSVAEVGTLVAAAGAIGIAGAPMGGRLADRFPLTRVLVAVQVTRALASFALLTTDHYAVLLACTAVGGFGDRASSVITKLYATRVAGPDRVRYQAVNRTAANAGWALGGLAAAAALALGSTAAYRWLLVGDALSFVAIAMLTLRCAEPPSPSRTVITSSDPTPTDRPANPWRDRTYLAYVATEAVLFLDDAVFKVGLPLWIAHTGSAPTGLAPLLMVLNNVLVVALQVPLARFGATTKAARALLLPLSAVFALGGVTMALSATGTTTSATLFLTASAAAFTLAEMLHATVSWEISVALASDTAQGAYLGVHGLAQAVQRSIGPLAVTAAIATGPLGWTSFGVGIAVTCMIQHRVVRDRLTQKALSVPPITVSEH from the coding sequence ATGCTCGTCATCACTCTCGTCGACCGCATCGGCAGCGGACTGTGGGCATCCGTCTCCGTCCTCTACTTCACCTATGTCTCCGGCCTCTCCGTCGCGGAGGTCGGCACCCTTGTCGCCGCGGCGGGAGCCATCGGCATCGCCGGAGCACCCATGGGCGGCCGCCTCGCCGACCGCTTCCCGCTCACCCGCGTCCTGGTCGCCGTCCAGGTGACGCGTGCTCTGGCCTCGTTCGCCCTGCTCACGACCGATCACTACGCGGTACTCCTCGCGTGTACGGCCGTCGGCGGCTTCGGCGACCGCGCGTCCAGCGTCATCACAAAGCTCTATGCCACCCGCGTCGCCGGCCCGGACCGCGTCCGATACCAGGCGGTCAACCGGACCGCCGCCAACGCCGGTTGGGCCTTGGGCGGCCTGGCCGCTGCCGCGGCCCTGGCCCTCGGCTCCACCGCGGCCTACCGATGGCTTCTCGTCGGCGACGCACTCTCGTTCGTCGCCATCGCGATGCTCACCCTCCGCTGTGCGGAACCCCCCTCGCCCTCCCGCACGGTCATCACATCGTCCGACCCGACGCCCACGGACAGACCGGCGAATCCCTGGCGCGATCGCACCTACCTCGCCTACGTCGCGACCGAGGCCGTCCTCTTCCTCGACGACGCGGTCTTCAAGGTCGGCCTGCCCCTCTGGATCGCCCACACCGGCAGCGCACCGACCGGCCTCGCACCCCTGCTGATGGTCCTCAACAACGTGCTGGTGGTTGCCCTCCAGGTCCCCCTGGCCCGCTTCGGCGCCACCACCAAGGCCGCTCGCGCACTGCTGCTCCCGCTCTCCGCGGTCTTCGCCCTGGGCGGCGTCACCATGGCCCTCTCGGCAACCGGTACGACCACCTCCGCGACGCTCTTCCTCACCGCCTCGGCCGCCGCCTTCACCCTGGCCGAGATGCTCCACGCCACCGTCTCCTGGGAGATCTCCGTCGCCCTCGCTTCCGACACCGCACAGGGCGCGTACCTCGGTGTCCACGGACTCGCGCAAGCCGTCCAGCGCAGCATCGGACCACTGGCCGTCACGGCGGCCATCGCCACCGGGCCTCTCGGCTGGACCAGCTTCGGCGTCGGCATCGCTGTGACCTGCATGATCCAGCACCGCGTCGTCCGCGACCGCCTGACACAAAAGGCATTGTCAGTGCCTCCGATTACTGTGAGTGAGCATTGA
- the ptsP gene encoding phosphoenolpyruvate--protein phosphotransferase, with the protein METTLRGVGVSHGVAIGEVRHMGTAVLEPPAKQISAEDAEREQGRARQAVDAVAADLNARGNLAGGEAQAVLEAQAMMAQDPELMADVDRRIAVGSTAERGVYDAFAAYRALLASAGEYLAGRVADLDDVRNRIVARLLGVPMPGVPDSDEPYVLIARDLAPADTALLDPTLVLGFVTEEGGPTSHSAILARALGVPAVVALPGAGELAEGTVIAVDGSTGEIFVEPSEERKAQLKGAAAQRKAALSASTGPGSTSDGHMVPLLANVGGPADVPAAVEAGAEGVGLFRTEFLFLDDSKNAPSEAKQVEAYRQVLEAFPEGRVVVRVLDAGADKPLDFLTPADEPNPALGVRGLRTLLDHPDVLRTQLTALAKAAEGLPVYLEVMAPMVADRADAKAFADACRAAGLRAKFGAMVEIPSAALRARSILQEVEFLSLGTNDLAQYTFAADRQVGAVSRLQDPWQPALLDLVALSAEAARAEGKSCGVCGEAASDPLLACVLIGLGVTSLSMGAASIPYVRASLAKYTLAQCERAAAAARAVDSAGEAREAAQAVLSGE; encoded by the coding sequence ATGGAGACAACGCTGCGAGGCGTCGGCGTGAGCCACGGGGTGGCTATCGGCGAGGTTCGACACATGGGGACGGCGGTACTCGAACCACCTGCCAAACAGATTTCGGCGGAGGACGCGGAACGCGAGCAAGGACGCGCGCGCCAGGCCGTGGACGCTGTCGCGGCGGACCTCAACGCGCGCGGCAACCTGGCGGGCGGCGAAGCCCAGGCGGTGCTCGAGGCGCAGGCCATGATGGCCCAGGACCCCGAGCTCATGGCGGACGTGGACCGGCGTATCGCGGTCGGCAGTACGGCCGAGCGAGGTGTGTACGACGCGTTCGCCGCGTACCGCGCCCTGCTGGCGAGTGCCGGCGAGTACCTGGCTGGTCGCGTGGCCGACCTTGACGACGTGCGGAATCGTATCGTCGCCCGGCTGCTCGGGGTTCCCATGCCCGGCGTCCCCGACAGCGACGAGCCGTACGTCCTTATCGCTCGTGACCTCGCTCCCGCCGACACCGCACTGCTGGACCCGACTCTGGTACTCGGCTTCGTGACCGAGGAGGGCGGGCCGACCAGCCACAGCGCGATCCTGGCGAGGGCCCTGGGGGTTCCCGCTGTCGTGGCCTTGCCTGGTGCGGGTGAGCTCGCCGAGGGCACCGTGATCGCGGTGGACGGCAGCACGGGTGAGATCTTCGTGGAACCCAGCGAGGAACGGAAAGCGCAGTTGAAGGGGGCAGCGGCCCAGCGCAAGGCGGCGCTGTCGGCCTCGACCGGCCCGGGCTCCACCTCCGACGGTCACATGGTGCCCCTGCTGGCGAACGTCGGGGGGCCGGCGGACGTTCCGGCTGCCGTCGAGGCCGGGGCCGAGGGTGTCGGTCTCTTCCGTACCGAGTTCCTTTTCCTGGACGACAGCAAGAACGCGCCGTCCGAGGCGAAGCAGGTCGAGGCGTACCGACAGGTTCTAGAGGCATTTCCCGAGGGGCGCGTCGTCGTACGAGTACTCGACGCGGGCGCGGACAAGCCACTGGACTTCCTGACGCCGGCCGACGAGCCGAACCCGGCTCTCGGTGTGCGCGGTCTTCGGACCCTGCTCGACCACCCCGATGTACTGCGGACACAGCTGACGGCACTCGCCAAAGCCGCGGAGGGGCTGCCTGTCTACCTTGAGGTCATGGCTCCCATGGTCGCGGACCGGGCCGACGCCAAGGCGTTCGCGGACGCGTGCCGTGCGGCCGGGCTGCGGGCGAAGTTCGGTGCCATGGTGGAGATTCCGTCCGCCGCGCTGCGGGCGCGCTCGATCCTGCAGGAGGTCGAGTTCCTTTCCCTGGGAACCAACGACCTCGCGCAGTACACCTTCGCCGCGGACCGTCAGGTGGGTGCGGTTTCTCGCCTGCAGGATCCCTGGCAGCCCGCCCTGCTCGACCTGGTCGCCCTGTCCGCCGAGGCGGCGAGGGCCGAGGGCAAGAGCTGTGGTGTATGTGGTGAGGCAGCGTCGGATCCGTTGCTCGCGTGTGTGCTGATCGGTCTGGGTGTCACCTCTCTTTCCATGGGTGCGGCTTCGATTCCGTATGTGCGGGCGTCGTTGGCCAAGTACACGCTGGCTCAGTGTGAGCGGGCCGCCGCGGCGGCCCGTGCTGTGGACAGCGCCGGCGAGGCTCGCGAAGCCGCTCAGGCGGTGTTGTCGGGCGAGTAG
- a CDS encoding PTS sugar transporter subunit IIA, with product MTSVTSPLAGRAIGLAAVPDPVFSGAMVGPGTAIDPVREPSEAVAPVAGVIVSLHPHAFVVVDDEGHGVLTHLGIDTVQLNGEGFELLVNKGDTVTRGQSVVRWNPAAVEAAGKSPVCPIVALEATADSLSGLTEDGAVKAGDTLFGWQ from the coding sequence TTGACCAGCGTGACGTCCCCTCTAGCAGGGCGTGCCATCGGACTGGCCGCAGTGCCGGATCCGGTCTTCTCCGGAGCCATGGTCGGCCCCGGCACCGCGATCGACCCCGTGCGTGAGCCCTCGGAGGCCGTCGCCCCCGTGGCCGGAGTCATCGTTTCGCTCCACCCGCATGCGTTCGTGGTCGTTGACGACGAGGGACACGGTGTACTCACTCACCTCGGTATCGACACCGTGCAGCTCAATGGCGAGGGCTTCGAGTTGCTCGTCAACAAGGGTGACACCGTGACGCGTGGTCAGAGCGTGGTGCGCTGGAACCCGGCCGCCGTGGAAGCAGCCGGCAAGTCCCCGGTGTGCCCGATCGTGGCACTCGAAGCCACGGCCGATTCCCTCTCCGGTCTCACTGAAGACGGCGCCGTGAAGGCCGGAGACACCCTCTTCGGTTGGCAGTGA
- a CDS encoding aminotransferase class I/II-fold pyridoxal phosphate-dependent enzyme — translation MATQYGISGTTAKGIASSVERGVSEGLLGPGAALPPVRRLADGLGVSPGTVATAYKELQRRGIVVTRGRGGTVVAAAPAVASRRPPRVPDGLRDLAGGHPDPDLLPRLVPPSHLSPGARSHRATPRLGRLEHAVREWLGPDGVPTEQVAFAHGALDLIGRLLSVELRPGDAVAMEDPGYHHLLDLVTALGLRNVPVAVDDEGLLPEALREALRAGVRAVVCSPRAQNPRGGCFSAARRDALVAVLQEEPEVLVVENDHASAVADAPLYTLTSGGLARWVHVRTVSKFLGTDLRWAAAACDPITLARHDGRMLLTSGWVSHLLQETVYGLMTDDGTRALATRARETYSLRRNTLLQELERHRIAARGASGMNVWVPVPDESAVVNGLRSYGWWVAAGARFRLASGPAVRISVADLQPADAARLASDFAAVLVESEATYGG, via the coding sequence GTGGCAACACAATATGGGATCAGCGGTACGACGGCCAAGGGAATTGCCTCGTCCGTCGAAAGAGGTGTGTCCGAGGGGCTGTTGGGGCCGGGCGCCGCGCTGCCTCCGGTGCGTCGGCTCGCCGACGGTCTGGGGGTGAGCCCGGGGACGGTCGCGACGGCCTACAAGGAGTTGCAGCGGCGCGGAATCGTCGTCACGCGAGGTCGTGGCGGGACTGTCGTGGCTGCCGCTCCCGCGGTCGCGTCGCGGCGGCCTCCGAGGGTGCCGGACGGTCTGCGCGACCTGGCCGGCGGCCACCCTGATCCAGACCTGCTCCCCCGGCTGGTACCGCCTTCACACCTCTCTCCCGGTGCCCGGTCGCACCGCGCGACACCCCGGCTGGGGCGCTTGGAGCACGCCGTCCGGGAGTGGCTCGGGCCGGACGGGGTGCCGACCGAGCAGGTGGCCTTCGCCCACGGTGCGCTGGATCTGATCGGGCGGCTGCTGTCGGTGGAGCTGCGCCCCGGAGATGCGGTAGCCATGGAGGACCCCGGCTACCACCATCTGCTGGATCTGGTGACCGCTCTGGGGTTGCGCAACGTCCCGGTCGCCGTGGACGACGAGGGGCTGCTCCCGGAAGCGCTGCGAGAGGCACTGCGGGCGGGTGTGCGGGCCGTCGTGTGCAGTCCGCGCGCGCAGAACCCGCGCGGCGGGTGCTTCTCGGCGGCGCGCCGGGACGCGCTTGTCGCGGTGCTCCAGGAGGAGCCGGAGGTTCTCGTGGTGGAGAACGATCACGCGTCCGCCGTCGCGGACGCGCCCTTGTACACGCTTACGTCGGGCGGACTGGCCCGGTGGGTGCATGTGCGTACGGTGAGCAAGTTCCTCGGCACCGACCTGCGGTGGGCCGCGGCGGCCTGTGACCCGATCACGCTGGCCCGGCACGACGGACGGATGCTGCTGACGTCCGGCTGGGTCAGCCATCTGCTCCAGGAGACCGTGTACGGGCTGATGACGGACGACGGCACGCGCGCGTTGGCCACGCGTGCACGGGAAACGTACTCGCTGCGGCGGAACACCCTTCTTCAGGAGCTCGAACGGCACCGGATCGCCGCCCGGGGAGCGAGCGGGATGAACGTATGGGTGCCGGTGCCGGACGAGTCCGCCGTGGTCAACGGACTACGGTCGTACGGCTGGTGGGTGGCCGCCGGGGCGCGGTTCCGGCTCGCCTCCGGGCCGGCGGTCCGGATCTCGGTGGCTGACCTCCAGCCGGCCGACGCGGCGCGGCTGGCCTCGGACTTCGCCGCCGTACTGGTCGAGTCCGAGGCGACCTATGGTGGTTGA